From one Bartonella sp. HY038 genomic stretch:
- a CDS encoding MFS transporter — protein MGKPQPIRAALAAFLGTAIEWYDFYIYGTAAALVFGQLFFPSESSYLGNLAALGTFAVGFIARPFGAAIFGHFGDKLGRRLSLVITLLIMGGVTTLIGALPTYESIGMYAAILLVFLRLIQGIAVGGEWGGAVLIAAEHAPEKWRTFLASAPQYGSPVGLILATLAFRYVSDLPTEDLMSWGWRIPFLASGVLVLLAFIIRLGINESPEMQAQLDSKSSHEIIPIKELLAKKSTALILGIGACILGVAGFYFITTFMINYTTTYLKIEKSTILNIISWVGVVEIISFPIGSFLATRYSERSLLMTMTGLGVIWAVPMMLLVVSGSTINIAIAILVATFLVGAYYAVIAPFLPRAFPVRMRYSGISLSYQLCGAIFGGATPMIGVWLAHYFGTNWVPFAGLFGGLTLITFLCVWALPIENEKSVLHTYKN, from the coding sequence ATGGGAAAACCGCAACCGATACGCGCAGCACTGGCTGCATTTTTAGGTACTGCCATTGAATGGTATGATTTTTATATTTATGGTACTGCCGCAGCCCTTGTTTTTGGGCAATTATTCTTTCCAAGTGAAAGCTCTTATCTTGGCAATCTTGCGGCCCTTGGTACTTTTGCGGTTGGCTTTATTGCACGCCCCTTTGGCGCGGCGATCTTTGGTCATTTTGGCGATAAGCTTGGCCGCCGACTTAGCCTTGTAATAACTTTGCTCATTATGGGCGGCGTTACCACCCTTATCGGTGCTTTACCAACTTATGAATCTATTGGCATGTATGCCGCTATTTTGCTGGTATTTTTGCGACTTATCCAAGGTATTGCGGTTGGCGGTGAATGGGGCGGCGCTGTTTTAATTGCCGCCGAGCATGCGCCCGAAAAATGGCGAACATTTTTAGCATCCGCTCCGCAATATGGTAGTCCCGTTGGTCTTATACTGGCAACCCTTGCTTTTCGCTATGTCTCTGACTTGCCAACTGAAGATTTAATGTCATGGGGCTGGCGCATTCCATTTCTTGCAAGTGGTGTGCTTGTTCTTTTGGCTTTTATTATTCGCCTTGGCATTAATGAAAGCCCTGAAATGCAGGCGCAACTTGACAGCAAATCCAGCCATGAAATTATCCCTATTAAAGAATTATTAGCTAAAAAATCAACAGCTTTAATTCTTGGCATTGGTGCGTGTATCCTTGGCGTTGCTGGTTTTTATTTCATTACTACCTTTATGATTAACTATACCACCACCTATCTCAAAATAGAAAAATCCACTATTCTCAATATTATTTCATGGGTTGGTGTGGTTGAAATTATTTCATTTCCTATTGGCTCATTTTTGGCAACCCGTTATAGTGAGCGTAGTTTATTAATGACCATGACTGGGCTTGGTGTTATCTGGGCAGTACCAATGATGCTGTTAGTTGTTTCAGGCAGCACTATAAATATTGCCATTGCTATTTTGGTGGCAACCTTCCTTGTTGGCGCCTATTACGCGGTGATCGCGCCTTTCTTACCGCGCGCCTTTCCAGTCAGAATGCGCTATAGCGGTATTTCGCTGAGCTATCAGCTTTGCGGGGCAATTTTTGGTGGCGCAACCCCAATGATTGGTGTTTGGCTTGCTCATTATTTTGGTACCAATTGGGTTCCATTTGCCGGGCTTTTCGGCGGTCTTACATTGATAACTTTTCTATGTGTTTGGGCATTGCCGATTGAAAATGAAAAATCCGTGCTGCACACATATAAAAATTAA
- the speB gene encoding agmatinase, with product MDKNALEALRARFGGENENKIYDEHFNAVAAGVINKSGTRAAPFAGVPTLLDAPYRQIDWSAPDLTNLDVALLGVPMDLAISNRNGCRFGPRALRTIERVGPYNHALKIAPKMAMNFADIGDVPFRSRYDLTGCHQDIEETITQIIDAGVKPLSVGGDHSISLPILRAIGKSRPVAMIHIDAHCDTGGPFDNCRFHHGGPFRHAVLEGVLDPTLTIQIGIRGSSEYLWEFSYASGMSVIHAEEIQKRGIAAIIETTRKLIGDHPVYLSFDIDSLDPAFAPGTGTPEIGGLTTREAQELLRGLAGINIIGGDVVEVSPAYDATTNTAHAGAQILFEILSLMALRKAKG from the coding sequence ATGGACAAAAACGCTTTAGAAGCCTTAAGGGCTCGCTTTGGAGGCGAAAACGAAAATAAGATCTATGACGAGCATTTCAATGCAGTTGCAGCGGGAGTTATCAATAAAAGCGGCACGCGTGCAGCACCTTTTGCTGGCGTTCCCACATTGCTAGACGCGCCGTATCGACAAATCGATTGGAGCGCCCCAGATTTAACTAATCTTGATGTTGCCTTGCTTGGGGTGCCGATGGATTTGGCGATTAGCAACCGCAATGGGTGCCGTTTTGGTCCACGCGCTTTAAGAACGATTGAACGCGTTGGACCTTATAATCATGCTTTAAAAATCGCCCCCAAAATGGCGATGAATTTTGCTGATATTGGCGATGTACCATTTCGTAGCCGCTATGATCTGACTGGTTGCCACCAAGATATTGAAGAGACTATAACCCAAATTATTGATGCTGGGGTTAAGCCACTATCGGTTGGCGGCGACCATTCAATATCCTTGCCAATCTTGCGGGCAATTGGCAAAAGCCGTCCTGTTGCGATGATCCATATTGACGCCCATTGCGATACAGGTGGCCCTTTTGACAATTGCCGCTTCCATCATGGTGGCCCTTTTCGTCACGCGGTATTGGAAGGCGTGCTGGATCCAACATTGACAATCCAGATTGGCATTCGCGGCTCATCTGAATATTTATGGGAATTTTCTTATGCATCAGGCATGAGCGTTATCCATGCCGAAGAAATCCAAAAACGCGGCATTGCCGCAATTATCGAAACAACCCGCAAATTAATTGGCGATCATCCAGTTTATTTATCCTTTGATATTGATAGTCTTGATCCAGCCTTTGCTCCGGGCACTGGAACGCCAGAAATTGGTGGATTGACAACCCGTGAAGCACAAGAATTATTGCGGGGGCTTGCTGGTATTAACATTATTGGCGGCGATGTGGTGGAAGTATCCCCTGCTTATGATGCAACCACAAATACTGCTCATGCGGGTGCACAAATATTATTTGAAATTTTAAGCCTGATGGCCCTGCGAAAGGCAAAGGGGTAG
- a CDS encoding ArgE/DapE family deacylase has translation MSSVPYPSNEDIKLAVDRLFDQQVEFLEKLVKFPSLRGQEAAIQDFMAEAMIDLGLNVDKWLIDIEAIKSHRGFSPVSVSYDDAWSVVGQYLPKGKTLGQSLILNGHVDVVPTGPLEAWSSPPFEPRIENGWMYGRGAGDMKAGVSANIFALKALQSLGFMPASPCYVESVIEEECTGNGALSCLVRGYSADAAFIPEPLEPKLMRAQTGPIWIEVEVSGAPGHASGDFGKGASAIHIAMQLMQALDELESKWNAQKSNHPPFDKHPHPINFNIGKINGGEWPSSMPASCTFEVRIAVYPKQSINEICKEFEAFIMDKAAQIKGCQNMPKIRYTGFLAEGYVLENAEAQEAALQRSHRQVWNEELGEHVFAATTDARFTGLYGDCPTLVYGPYCKNPHGFDECVDLQSLRKVTQTMALFIADWCKLEKMID, from the coding sequence ATGTCATCAGTCCCCTACCCCAGCAACGAAGATATCAAATTGGCTGTCGATCGCCTTTTTGATCAACAGGTGGAATTTCTTGAAAAACTGGTTAAGTTTCCCTCACTAAGAGGACAAGAAGCAGCTATTCAAGATTTTATGGCTGAGGCAATGATTGATCTTGGTCTAAATGTTGATAAATGGTTGATTGATATTGAAGCGATTAAATCCCATCGTGGCTTTTCTCCCGTTAGCGTATCTTATGATGATGCATGGTCAGTGGTCGGCCAATATCTGCCCAAGGGCAAAACTCTTGGCCAATCGCTTATCTTAAATGGCCATGTTGATGTGGTACCAACCGGCCCATTGGAAGCTTGGTCATCGCCGCCTTTTGAACCACGCATTGAAAATGGCTGGATGTATGGGCGCGGCGCAGGCGACATGAAGGCAGGCGTATCAGCCAATATTTTTGCATTGAAAGCCTTGCAATCTCTAGGCTTTATGCCAGCTTCACCTTGTTATGTTGAATCAGTCATTGAAGAGGAATGTACGGGTAATGGTGCTTTATCCTGCCTTGTGCGTGGATATAGTGCCGATGCAGCTTTCATTCCTGAGCCATTGGAACCCAAATTAATGCGGGCGCAAACTGGCCCTATCTGGATAGAGGTCGAAGTATCAGGCGCTCCCGGTCACGCATCTGGGGATTTTGGCAAAGGCGCAAGCGCTATCCATATTGCAATGCAATTAATGCAAGCTTTGGACGAATTAGAAAGCAAATGGAACGCGCAAAAGTCCAACCATCCGCCTTTTGATAAGCACCCCCACCCAATTAATTTTAATATTGGTAAAATAAATGGCGGCGAATGGCCGTCAAGCATGCCGGCCTCTTGCACGTTTGAAGTGCGCATTGCCGTTTATCCTAAACAATCAATAAACGAAATCTGCAAAGAATTTGAAGCCTTTATTATGGATAAAGCAGCTCAAATTAAGGGCTGCCAAAATATGCCGAAAATTCGCTATACGGGCTTTTTGGCAGAAGGCTATGTGCTTGAAAATGCTGAAGCGCAAGAAGCTGCCTTACAACGATCGCATAGGCAAGTATGGAATGAAGAACTTGGCGAGCATGTGTTTGCTGCCACCACGGATGCGCGCTTTACTGGACTTTATGGCGATTGCCCAACTCTCGTCTATGGGCCATATTGTAAAAATCCGCATGGTTTTGATGAATGTGTGGATTTACAATCCTTGCGCAAAGTAACGCAAACCATGGCATTATTTATTGCTGATTGGTGCAAATTAGAAAAAATGATAGATTAA
- a CDS encoding succinylglutamate desuccinylase/aspartoacylase family protein — translation MTSKFKHYPIELPFPDISVWKEGNCGVQYIHHFDSGKPGKHAMIMSLVHGNEVSGALTVDRLLRDGFKPKQGKLTLGFANIAAYEAFSAENPDATRFIEEDMNRAWDNESLYGTRDTIEIRRAREIEPVLADVDLLLDLHSMHEADPPIMMGGVLPKGEALARAIGVPEFIIMDQGHKAGKRLRDYGQFGNPNNDKAAVLYESGHHFEKQAYPLALDVAARFLIVAGVADASDVSDYLLNQAPVTQKVIDITEAVTIKTDNFRFAEDYVGMQVIAKKGTVIGYDGDEEIVTPYDNCYLLQPTLRHARIGTTAVRLGREK, via the coding sequence ATGACTTCAAAATTCAAACATTATCCAATTGAATTGCCTTTTCCAGATATTTCCGTTTGGAAAGAAGGCAATTGCGGCGTTCAATATATTCACCATTTTGATTCAGGTAAGCCAGGTAAGCATGCAATGATTATGTCATTGGTGCATGGCAATGAAGTCAGCGGTGCGTTGACTGTTGACCGCCTATTACGTGATGGTTTCAAACCAAAACAAGGCAAGCTTACCCTTGGCTTTGCAAATATTGCTGCTTATGAAGCTTTTTCAGCTGAAAACCCAGATGCAACACGGTTTATCGAAGAAGATATGAACCGCGCATGGGATAATGAATCGCTTTACGGCACGCGTGATACCATCGAAATTCGTCGCGCCCGTGAAATTGAACCAGTGCTTGCTGATGTAGATCTACTGCTTGATCTTCATTCTATGCATGAAGCTGATCCGCCAATTATGATGGGCGGCGTATTACCAAAAGGTGAAGCGCTTGCACGAGCCATTGGCGTGCCAGAATTTATTATTATGGACCAAGGGCATAAGGCTGGCAAACGCTTGCGTGATTATGGTCAGTTTGGTAATCCAAATAATGATAAGGCAGCGGTTTTATATGAATCAGGGCATCATTTTGAAAAGCAAGCCTATCCGCTAGCTCTAGATGTTGCTGCGCGTTTCTTAATCGTTGCTGGTGTTGCTGATGCAAGTGACGTTTCAGATTATTTGCTTAATCAAGCACCAGTTACACAAAAAGTCATTGATATCACCGAAGCTGTGACGATTAAAACTGACAATTTCCGCTTTGCTGAAGATTATGTTGGTATGCAAGTTATTGCTAAAAAAGGCACAGTCATTGGTTATGATGGCGATGAGGAAATTGTCACGCCATATGATAATTGCTATTTGTTGCAGCCCACTTTGCGTCATGCACGCATTGGCACCACTGCGGTGCGCTTGGGTCGTGAAAAATAG
- a CDS encoding MFS transporter, translated as MSNPQGTMTVGQIMRKNWREFVAASAGNALEFYDILIYGYFSITIGKLFFPNSDETVSLLIAVGTFGISFVTRPLGSIILGSYADKAGRKASMSLSIGLMVLGTAMITFVPSYETIGFIAPFVIIIARMIQGFSTGGEFGASVAFLVEHAGTKRRGFFASWQMATQGLATVMAAGMAALIFWFFDATQIENGAWRIAFAFGLLIGPVGWYIRRNVAETEEFEQVKHEKVDHKPFKELLTNNLNSMLLCIGIVAAATAYNYVHKIYMPTYSIKQLHLPATVSYIGALITGLMLLFVSPMVGALSDRFNRIKLVGFSLLLLGLTSFPLIYILNKWPSATTLFSVQAFVGFLLALSLAAMPALIADIFPTNVRSTGLAVSYNISVTIFGGFAPLIATWLIDKTHNNLAPSFYVIATVVLSLIAITALYQRTPKRR; from the coding sequence ATGTCTAATCCACAGGGCACAATGACAGTGGGGCAAATTATGCGCAAAAATTGGCGCGAATTTGTTGCAGCGAGCGCCGGTAACGCGCTCGAATTTTATGATATTTTGATTTATGGATATTTTTCCATAACCATTGGTAAGCTATTTTTTCCAAATTCTGACGAAACAGTATCACTGCTTATTGCGGTTGGTACTTTTGGTATTTCGTTTGTTACCCGTCCGCTTGGTTCGATCATTTTAGGTAGCTATGCTGATAAGGCTGGCCGAAAAGCCTCAATGTCCTTGTCTATCGGGCTTATGGTGCTTGGCACTGCAATGATTACCTTTGTACCAAGTTATGAGACGATTGGTTTCATTGCTCCTTTCGTCATTATCATTGCGCGTATGATCCAAGGCTTTTCAACCGGCGGCGAATTTGGCGCGTCTGTTGCTTTCCTTGTTGAACATGCAGGAACCAAACGCCGTGGCTTTTTTGCCAGTTGGCAAATGGCAACCCAAGGCCTAGCAACGGTCATGGCGGCAGGTATGGCAGCATTGATTTTTTGGTTTTTCGATGCAACCCAAATTGAAAATGGTGCATGGCGCATTGCCTTTGCCTTTGGTTTGCTTATCGGCCCTGTTGGTTGGTATATTCGCCGCAATGTGGCTGAAACCGAAGAATTTGAACAAGTTAAGCATGAAAAGGTTGATCATAAGCCATTTAAGGAACTTTTGACCAATAATCTAAATAGCATGTTGCTTTGCATTGGCATTGTTGCTGCGGCAACCGCTTATAATTATGTTCATAAAATCTATATGCCAACCTATTCCATCAAGCAATTGCATTTGCCTGCAACCGTTTCTTATATTGGTGCATTAATCACCGGTTTGATGTTGTTGTTTGTGTCTCCCATGGTTGGTGCATTATCAGATCGCTTTAACCGCATTAAGCTTGTTGGCTTTTCGTTGCTATTGCTTGGCTTAACCTCGTTTCCGTTGATCTATATTTTGAACAAATGGCCAAGTGCAACCACGTTATTCTCTGTGCAAGCTTTTGTTGGTTTCCTTCTTGCTTTAAGTTTGGCAGCTATGCCAGCACTTATTGCTGATATTTTCCCAACCAATGTGCGCAGTACCGGGCTTGCAGTTAGTTACAATATTTCTGTAACTATTTTTGGTGGTTTCGCGCCGCTTATCGCAACATGGTTGATTGATAAGACACACAATAATCTTGCTCCGAGCTTTTACGTTATAGCAACCGTTGTGCTAAGCTTAATTGCCATTACTGCGCTTTATCAACGCACACCAAAACGCCGCTAA
- a CDS encoding LysR family transcriptional regulator has product MLATWLADFMELARTRSFTRAAENRNVTHPAFGRRIKALEEWAGVPLIHRTVPIDFTAEGIIVLETATEIIETLRLLRERLDSSDKTGEPDLKIATGVTISSTFFPQWLKEVSAIIGNFSTRIIAGNHEKAIGALANLDADILIAYSSYHTRLKLNPAQYDWIIIATEELVPISAIGENGKPLFTGSESSSTPYIGFTTTTALHPIITRHLSSLKNKPNVKMVHETDSYSSVLELVAAGIGMAWLPLRLVRPSLDAKRIMLIDQPSWQAKLDIALYRRKLFSHKIVNQLWENYSLHKID; this is encoded by the coding sequence ATGCTTGCAACTTGGCTTGCCGATTTCATGGAACTTGCGCGCACCCGTAGTTTTACTCGGGCAGCAGAAAATAGAAATGTCACCCACCCAGCTTTTGGGAGGCGCATAAAAGCATTGGAAGAATGGGCGGGCGTACCGCTTATTCACCGCACTGTGCCGATTGATTTTACCGCTGAAGGCATTATTGTTCTTGAAACAGCAACTGAAATTATTGAAACCTTGCGGCTTTTGCGCGAGCGCTTAGATAGCAGTGATAAGACCGGTGAACCAGATTTAAAAATTGCTACAGGTGTGACGATTTCGTCAACCTTTTTTCCCCAATGGTTAAAAGAAGTGAGCGCAATTATTGGCAATTTTAGCACTCGTATCATTGCAGGCAATCACGAAAAAGCCATTGGCGCTTTGGCAAATCTTGATGCAGATATTTTAATTGCCTATTCAAGCTATCATACAAGGTTGAAATTAAACCCTGCCCAATATGATTGGATCATTATTGCGACGGAAGAATTAGTGCCAATAAGTGCGATTGGTGAAAACGGCAAGCCACTTTTTACCGGCAGTGAGTCAAGTTCTACCCCTTATATTGGTTTTACCACTACAACCGCTCTTCACCCGATTATTACCCGCCATTTATCAAGCCTTAAAAACAAACCTAATGTTAAAATGGTGCATGAGACGGATTCTTATTCATCGGTATTGGAACTTGTCGCGGCAGGTATAGGCATGGCATGGCTGCCTTTGCGTTTGGTGCGTCCAAGCCTTGATGCAAAGCGCATCATGCTGATTGATCAACCATCATGGCAGGCAAAACTGGATATTGCTCTTTATCGGCGTAAATTGTTTTCTCATAAAATAGTCAATCAGCTTTGGGAAAATTATTCTCTTCATAAAATTGATTAA
- a CDS encoding ABC transporter ATP-binding protein — MTKQPIIEIKHLQITLPKGQERIFALADLSLKIHAGEITCLVGESGSGKSLTASAIMGLLPSRTVKVSNGEILYHGEDLLKMPEKSLQALRGNKMAMIFQEPMTALNPQKSVGWQIDEVLRLHTKLNKKDRFQKVIDILTEVHIPDPKSVYHAYPHQISGGQRQRVMIAMALILEPEFIIADEPTTALDVTTQAQILHLIKELQTKHKTGILFITHDFGVVAEIADNVAVLKLGELVEHGSADEVLNRPQHPYVKQLINAVPSLVPPVERQNPMDRPVLLNAIGLNKIYKAKAGFFSKGRKAVHAVKDLSFQLHHGETLGIVGESGSGKSTVSRLITRLLASDSGEVHFDGEDILTASASQLQRLRKDIQMVFQDPMASLNPRKRVIDLIAQGPIIHGVAKQKAHEEARRLVELVELPQSSLERFPHEFSGGQRQRIGIARALALKPKIIVADEPVSALDVSVQEQVLKLLIHLRQELSLSIVFVTHDLRVAAQLCDRVIVMQKGQITEQGETATLYSNPKSDYTKQLLASIPGKNWHPPRF, encoded by the coding sequence ATGACCAAGCAACCGATTATTGAAATTAAACATTTGCAAATTACCCTGCCAAAGGGGCAGGAGCGGATTTTTGCTTTGGCGGATTTATCGCTTAAAATCCATGCCGGTGAAATCACTTGCCTTGTTGGTGAAAGCGGCTCAGGCAAATCCTTGACTGCAAGCGCTATTATGGGGCTGCTACCTTCACGCACGGTAAAAGTAAGCAATGGCGAAATCCTTTATCACGGTGAAGATTTATTAAAAATGCCAGAAAAATCGCTGCAAGCCTTGCGCGGTAATAAAATGGCGATGATTTTTCAAGAACCGATGACGGCGCTTAATCCGCAAAAAAGCGTTGGCTGGCAAATTGATGAAGTGTTGCGTTTACACACAAAATTAAACAAAAAAGACCGCTTTCAAAAGGTCATAGATATTTTGACCGAGGTGCATATCCCCGATCCAAAATCGGTTTATCATGCCTATCCCCATCAAATTTCAGGTGGGCAAAGGCAAAGAGTGATGATTGCCATGGCGCTGATTTTAGAGCCAGAATTTATCATTGCCGATGAACCGACAACCGCCCTCGATGTCACGACACAAGCGCAAATTTTGCATCTTATCAAGGAATTGCAAACCAAGCATAAAACCGGCATTTTGTTCATTACCCATGATTTTGGTGTGGTGGCGGAAATTGCCGACAATGTTGCGGTTTTAAAACTGGGTGAATTGGTTGAGCATGGCAGCGCTGACGAGGTGCTAAACCGCCCCCAACATCCTTATGTTAAACAGCTTATCAATGCCGTGCCATCGCTTGTGCCACCCGTTGAGCGGCAAAACCCAATGGATAGGCCAGTTTTGTTAAATGCCATAGGCCTTAATAAAATCTATAAGGCAAAAGCGGGCTTTTTTTCAAAGGGGCGCAAAGCAGTCCATGCGGTAAAGGACCTATCATTTCAATTGCATCATGGTGAAACCCTCGGCATTGTGGGCGAAAGTGGTTCAGGTAAATCCACCGTATCGCGCTTGATAACGCGGCTATTAGCAAGCGATAGCGGCGAAGTGCATTTTGATGGTGAAGATATTTTAACCGCCAGTGCCAGCCAATTACAGCGCTTGCGCAAAGATATCCAAATGGTTTTTCAAGACCCAATGGCATCGCTTAATCCGCGCAAAAGGGTGATTGACCTTATTGCCCAAGGGCCAATTATTCATGGTGTAGCAAAGCAAAAAGCCCATGAGGAAGCACGCCGCCTTGTTGAATTGGTAGAACTGCCGCAAAGCAGCCTTGAGCGTTTCCCGCACGAATTTTCAGGCGGCCAACGCCAACGCATTGGCATTGCGCGCGCTTTAGCATTAAAGCCAAAAATCATTGTAGCTGATGAGCCAGTTTCTGCCCTTGATGTGTCGGTGCAAGAACAGGTTTTAAAGTTGTTAATCCATTTGCGTCAAGAATTGTCGCTATCAATTGTGTTTGTTACCCATGATTTGCGGGTTGCTGCACAATTATGCGACCGGGTTATTGTTATGCAAAAGGGGCAAATTACCGAGCAAGGTGAAACAGCCACTCTTTATAGCAATCCAAAATCTGATTATACCAAACAATTATTGGCTTCAATTCCAGGTAAAAATTGGCATCCACCGCGCTTTTAA
- a CDS encoding ABC transporter permease: MSAETILPHIKQPSRLSAFWRRFARNRAAVLGLILFIILVGMALFAGFIAPGDPLRRAGDALVFPFMNSANPLGTDQLGRDILAGIVHGARISLLIGVVATLISIIIGVIIGAIAGYFGGLIDDVLMRITEAFQTIPSFILLLALVAIFGSTIENIIFCIGIVSWTAPARMVRAEYMSLRQREFVEAARNLGCSNLSIIFKEILPSALPPVIVFASVIMASSVLMEAALAFLGLSDANYASWGNMIGQGRAVLQSQWYCAVIPGIAIFLTVLSFSLLGEGLNDALNPRQKK; encoded by the coding sequence ATGAGTGCTGAAACCATTTTGCCGCACATCAAACAACCATCACGCCTTAGCGCTTTTTGGCGCCGCTTTGCCCGCAACCGTGCGGCAGTGCTTGGGCTTATTTTGTTTATTATTCTTGTTGGCATGGCGCTATTTGCTGGTTTTATTGCGCCCGGTGATCCGCTGCGCCGTGCTGGTGACGCACTTGTTTTTCCATTTATGAATAGTGCAAACCCGCTTGGTACCGATCAGCTTGGCCGCGATATTTTAGCCGGCATTGTTCATGGCGCACGTATATCGCTGTTAATTGGTGTGGTTGCCACTTTAATTTCAATTATTATTGGTGTTATTATTGGTGCCATCGCTGGCTATTTTGGCGGCCTAATTGATGATGTTTTAATGCGCATTACCGAAGCCTTCCAAACCATTCCAAGCTTTATTTTGCTGTTGGCTTTGGTGGCCATTTTTGGCTCGACAATTGAAAATATTATTTTTTGCATTGGCATTGTTTCTTGGACAGCCCCTGCACGCATGGTTCGGGCTGAATATATGTCGCTAAGGCAGCGCGAATTTGTTGAAGCCGCGCGTAATCTTGGTTGCAGCAATTTATCCATTATTTTTAAAGAAATCCTACCAAGTGCTTTGCCACCCGTTATCGTCTTTGCGTCGGTTATCATGGCAAGTTCGGTCTTGATGGAAGCGGCGCTTGCTTTTCTTGGTTTAAGTGACGCAAATTATGCGAGCTGGGGCAATATGATCGGGCAGGGCAGGGCGGTGCTGCAAAGCCAATGGTATTGCGCGGTAATTCCCGGCATTGCAATTTTTTTGACGGTTCTTTCATTTTCCCTTTTGGGTGAAGGCCTTAATGACGCTCTAAATCCTAGGCAGAAAAAATGA
- a CDS encoding ABC transporter permease, translating into MPAILTFALRRLVQAVPVILLIMVGSFLLIHLAPGDIVDALVGDMGGADPKFVEKLRIEYGLDQPVYVQLWLYLVKLAQFDFGWSYVYEQPVLQVLLDRLVPTLLLMGSSLFAAFIFGIALGALAARKAYSATDTVISTLGLVFYALPSFFLAILMIIVFSLKLGWLPSGGYKDIIAFHTGWRNALDIAIHLILPATSLALIYLAFYMRLMRTSMLEVMDLDYIRTAKAKGASGARLMFHHIMRNALLPVITLLGLQFSTILGGSVVIEQMFSIPGLGQLAYTSVIKRDMNSLMGIILLCSILVVIVNFITDLIYARLDARIELS; encoded by the coding sequence ATGCCTGCCATTTTAACCTTTGCGCTGCGCCGTCTTGTGCAAGCGGTTCCCGTTATACTTCTCATCATGGTGGGTAGTTTCCTGCTTATCCATCTTGCCCCCGGTGATATAGTTGATGCGCTCGTCGGCGATATGGGCGGTGCAGATCCAAAATTTGTTGAAAAATTGCGCATTGAATATGGGTTAGATCAGCCCGTTTATGTGCAGCTTTGGCTTTATTTAGTTAAATTGGCGCAATTTGATTTTGGCTGGTCTTATGTTTATGAGCAGCCCGTTTTGCAAGTATTGCTCGATCGCTTGGTGCCGACCTTATTATTAATGGGATCATCGCTTTTTGCCGCTTTTATTTTTGGCATTGCCCTTGGTGCTTTAGCCGCGCGTAAAGCTTATTCGGCAACCGATACGGTTATTTCAACGCTTGGATTGGTTTTTTACGCATTGCCAAGCTTTTTCCTTGCCATTTTGATGATTATCGTCTTTTCGTTAAAACTTGGCTGGCTACCATCAGGCGGCTATAAGGATATTATTGCTTTTCATACGGGTTGGCGCAATGCGCTTGATATTGCTATTCATCTCATCTTGCCGGCAACATCGCTTGCCTTAATTTACCTTGCTTTTTATATGCGCTTAATGCGCACCTCAATGCTAGAAGTTATGGATCTTGATTATATCCGCACGGCAAAAGCTAAGGGCGCAAGCGGCGCAAGATTAATGTTTCACCACATTATGCGCAATGCTTTATTACCGGTTATCACTTTGCTCGGCCTACAATTTTCCACTATTTTGGGTGGCTCGGTGGTGATTGAGCAAATGTTTTCCATTCCAGGGCTTGGGCAGCTTGCTTATACATCGGTTATCAAACGCGATATGAATTCTTTGATGGGCATTATATTGCTATGCTCGATTTTGGTGGTGATTGTTAATTTTATAACCGATCTTATTTATGCCCGCCTTGACGCAAGGATTGAACTATCATGA